The following proteins are encoded in a genomic region of Cellulomonas sp. ES6:
- a CDS encoding excinuclease ABC subunit UvrA: MTTETPAGTPTGPHVADSHDRIRVRGARENNLRDVSVDLPKRRLTAFTGVSGSGKSSLVFATIAAESQRMINETYSAFVQGFMPTLARPDVDVLDGLTTAIIVDQERLGANPRSTVGTVTDANAMLRIVFSRLGQPHLGPPQAFSFNVASVSGAGAVTVEKGGAPVAERREFRVTGGMCPRCEGRGTVQDFDLAELYDADKALADGALRVPGYTMDGWYGRIFAGSGFFDMTKPIRDFTQQELADLLHREPTKIKVEGINLTYEGLIPKIRKSMLAKDVDAMQPHIRAFVERAVTFTTCPDCDGTRLNEGARSSRVHGLSIADACAMQISDLAAWVRGLEEPSVAPLLESLGETLDSFVEIGLGYLSLDRPSGTLSGGEAQRTKMIRHLGSSLTDVTYVFDEPTIGLHPHDIQRMNGLLLRLRDKGNTVLVVEHKPEAIAVADHVVDLGPGAGSAGGEIVFEGTVAGLRASGTLTGRHLDDRATLKPAVRRRTGVLEVRGARTHNLRDVDVDVPLGVLTVVTGVAGSGKSSLIHGSVSRREGVVTVDQGAIRGSRRSNPATYTGLLEPVRKAFAKANGVKPALFSANSAGACPTCNGAGVVYTDLGMMAGVATTCEECEGRRFQASVLEYTLGGRNIADVLALPVTEAERFFAEGDARTPAAHAVLARLADVGLGYLTLGQPLTTLSGGERQRLKLAVHMGEQGGVYVLDEPTTGLHLADVEQLLGLLDRLVDAGKTVVVIEHHQAVMAHADWIIDLGPGAGHDGGRVVFEGTPAELVAARSTLTGEHLAAYVGA; this comes from the coding sequence ACAACCTGCGCGACGTGAGCGTCGACCTGCCGAAGCGCCGGCTCACCGCGTTCACCGGCGTGTCCGGGTCGGGCAAGAGCTCGCTGGTGTTCGCGACCATCGCCGCCGAGTCCCAGCGGATGATCAACGAGACCTACAGCGCGTTCGTGCAGGGCTTCATGCCGACGCTCGCCCGCCCGGACGTCGACGTCCTCGACGGGCTGACCACCGCGATCATCGTCGACCAGGAGCGCCTGGGGGCGAACCCGCGCTCGACGGTCGGCACCGTGACGGACGCGAACGCGATGCTGCGCATCGTCTTCAGCCGGCTCGGGCAGCCGCACCTCGGCCCGCCGCAGGCGTTCTCGTTCAACGTCGCCTCCGTCAGCGGCGCGGGGGCCGTGACCGTGGAGAAGGGCGGCGCCCCGGTCGCCGAGCGCCGCGAGTTCCGCGTCACGGGCGGCATGTGCCCGCGGTGCGAGGGCCGGGGCACGGTGCAGGACTTCGACCTCGCCGAGCTGTACGACGCCGACAAGGCCCTGGCCGACGGCGCCCTGCGGGTGCCCGGCTACACGATGGACGGCTGGTACGGCCGCATCTTCGCCGGCAGCGGGTTCTTCGACATGACCAAGCCGATCCGGGACTTCACGCAGCAGGAGCTCGCGGACCTGCTGCACCGGGAGCCGACGAAGATCAAGGTGGAGGGCATCAACCTCACCTACGAGGGCCTGATCCCCAAGATCCGCAAGTCGATGCTCGCCAAGGACGTCGACGCCATGCAGCCGCACATCCGGGCGTTCGTCGAGCGGGCGGTCACCTTCACGACGTGCCCCGACTGCGACGGCACGCGGCTCAACGAGGGCGCGCGGTCCTCGAGGGTCCACGGCCTGTCGATCGCCGACGCCTGTGCGATGCAGATCAGCGACCTCGCGGCGTGGGTGCGCGGCCTCGAGGAGCCGTCCGTCGCTCCGCTGCTGGAGTCGCTCGGGGAGACGCTCGACTCCTTCGTCGAGATCGGCCTGGGCTACCTCTCGCTCGACCGGCCGTCCGGCACGCTGTCCGGCGGCGAGGCGCAGCGCACCAAGATGATCCGGCACCTCGGGTCGTCGCTCACCGACGTCACGTACGTGTTCGACGAGCCGACCATCGGCCTGCACCCGCACGACATCCAGCGCATGAACGGCCTGCTGCTGCGGCTGCGCGACAAGGGCAACACCGTGCTCGTCGTCGAGCACAAGCCCGAGGCGATCGCGGTCGCCGACCACGTCGTCGACCTCGGCCCCGGGGCGGGCTCGGCGGGCGGCGAGATCGTGTTCGAGGGCACCGTCGCCGGCCTGCGCGCGAGCGGCACGCTGACCGGGCGGCACCTGGACGACCGCGCCACGCTCAAGCCCGCCGTGCGGCGGCGCACGGGCGTCCTCGAGGTCCGCGGCGCCCGGACGCACAACCTGCGGGACGTCGACGTCGACGTGCCGCTCGGCGTGCTGACCGTCGTGACGGGCGTCGCCGGGTCCGGCAAGAGCTCGCTGATCCACGGGTCGGTCTCGCGGCGCGAGGGCGTCGTGACGGTGGACCAGGGCGCGATCCGCGGGTCCCGCCGCAGCAACCCGGCCACCTACACCGGCCTCCTGGAGCCGGTGCGCAAGGCGTTCGCGAAGGCCAACGGCGTCAAGCCCGCCCTGTTCAGCGCCAACTCGGCGGGCGCCTGCCCCACCTGCAACGGCGCCGGGGTGGTGTACACCGACCTCGGCATGATGGCCGGCGTCGCCACCACGTGCGAGGAGTGCGAGGGCCGGCGGTTCCAGGCGTCCGTCCTGGAGTACACCCTCGGCGGCCGGAACATCGCCGACGTGCTCGCGCTGCCCGTGACCGAGGCGGAGCGGTTCTTCGCGGAGGGCGACGCCCGGACGCCGGCCGCGCACGCCGTCCTGGCCCGGCTCGCGGACGTCGGCCTCGGCTACCTGACGCTGGGGCAGCCGCTCACCACGCTGTCCGGCGGCGAGCGGCAGCGCCTCAAGCTGGCCGTCCACATGGGCGAGCAGGGCGGCGTGTACGTGCTCGACGAGCCGACCACGGGGCTGCACCTCGCGGACGTCGAGCAGCTGCTCGGGCTGCTGGACCGGCTGGTCGACGCCGGCAAGACGGTCGTCGTGATCGAGCACCACCAGGCCGTCATGGCGCACGCGGACTGGATCATCGACCTCGGCCCGGGCGCGGGGCACGACGGTGGTCGCGTGGTGTTCGAGGGCACGCCCGCGGAGCTGGTCGCGGCCCGGTCGACGCTCACCGGCGAGCACCTGGCCGCCTACGTCGGGGCGTGA